tcatgacatttgtgtggttataaaaaaatttcattaattgtgtaacgggaagtgtaaagttaattattttcaaatttaaaaatatgtcatttttttTAAGTGGACTAAAAAAGTATTTCACATCAATTTGAACAAAAGGAGTACTTGTCGTCATTCAATTCAAAGACGCGCTGTTATCTCTATATGCAAATAAATCTTACTTAGATTCTTAACTCGATCAATAGAAGAATTAGTAATTGAAAAACACAAAATCCACTCCATTTAATTTTGATAACTCGGAAACTAGTAGCAATGAGTCGGGAagttactttaaaaaaaaaaaatccactccATGGTGTAATGTTTTTTCCAACAAACTTAGGTGCCGTTttgccataaataccaaaaacaaattcacttttttttagaatttttgaagttggagttggagttgtgtttggctatagtttttgaaattgtaatttttggtgtaatgtagtgtaaaaaagtgaaaaaagtgattttttttttaaaaacaagtttttcttgtttttggaattccggaatacaactctgGAGTTGTATTccgaatttttatggccaaacgctaaaagtaaaaaaagtgaaaaaaaattccggaaaaaagtgaataatttttatggccaaacgggctcttagtttcTAATATTTTGGGCCATATTTTGTTATAGTTATAGTTTTATAGTATTCATAATATTACTTTGAAAAGTACTCCatccgttccataataagtggtgtttttagtTTATGCACACCTCTTAAGAAGTTGTGCACTTCTAAAAAATTATAAGTTTTTTTTACTAATATACCCCTAATTAATGCCTAAAAAaaatacttaataattcttgattataaataagggtaagtttGAAAGAACAAGatcaattttttcttgaaatcctaaaacaccattattttgaaataaaataaaaaacctaaaacaccacttattattaaacggagggagtattaagaCTGCAATTTAGTTTGGCATGTAGGAAATCAATAAAAGAAATGATATGCATACTTTGCGTCACAATTTTTCAAAAAAGGTATGATAGTGGTCTTGGTAAATACTTACCTGCTCCTAAACTTagcaattaaaaattaaaatgagAATGGATGtcatttaatcataattaagtgATAATAATGTGTATATAAAGGACAGATATCTTGCATTCAATTGCCATTTCTACTTTGCCAATTGCCATCAAACATTGAAGTTTAAGGtgttgtttggccataaaaattattcacttttttccggttttttttatttacttttttcacttttgggcgtttggccataaatattccgaatacaacttgaagttgtattccggaataccaaaaactcaaaaaacttgtttttcaaaaaaatttcacttttttacaactacatttcaccaaaaactacaatttcaaaaattatgacCAAATagaactccaacttcaaaaatttcaaaaaaagtgaaGTTGTTTTTGATATTTATGACCAAATGGACAGAGTATTCTAGTTATGATTAAGGAGTAATTAGAACATGTGGCATACAAGTCAGGATGGCCGAGTGGTCTAAGGCGCCAGACTCAAGTTCTGGTCCTCGTGAGAGGGCGTGGGTTCAAATCCCACTTCTGACAATTTTTTCGAATAAACACAGCCTGTTTCTTTTCGTTTTTCCCCCCTCTCTCTGCCCATCTGAGTAAAAAGTTAAAAACTTCAAAAGTATTTGTGACGTTAAAGAAGGCAGCAAACATCTAATGATGATTGCTGCAATACCACTTCCTCACGCCACTATATGATGATGAATAGGCCTTTCCTTTTAGAACAACCCTTCCTTTTTTTGCTTCTCATCTAATCTTTCGTGCTTCTACATAgaacctgtttggatgggcttatgcctataagctgcaaacagcttataagctaaaaaaaataagttgggggtagtctaactttttttttttggcttataagctgctttagataagctaagtcaaatgagctcaatttattttttgagcttattttaagcacaaaatgactttaagctggccagccaaacactcaaaaaagctgaaaacagcttataagcaacctataagtcaatccaaacgggctcatagttaAGTTGTTCATTGCAgtatttgaaaagttttttttagaTTTGCTCGGGTTCGCCTTGGGTGGGACAATTGCAAAACATCCTGAGTCTCACGTGTGAGGCTTACGCTTCAAATGTCCGATTATACGTCCTAAACAGGCTTGCCTAACGCTCAGTACCGCCCAACAATTCTTACGAAAATTAGGTGTTGATTTCTCAATTAGCACTGTTGACCTTCAAAATTCTTCAACAAATGAATGATAAAAGTTCTATTCATCTGTAGAAATATGAAGGTTGAGAGCAACTCAAATAACGAGTCATAACAAATAACAAGAATCTTTTTTATTGTTTATTTAATTTAGGGAGAAAAATATGTAGTTTGATAACATCTTTCAGCACTCTTGTATTGATAAAACATGTTTGATATTTTGTTTCTCTAAATTTCtttaattttcttaaatttttaatGTATTTTCTATATATTTTTGTGTCATTGCGcaattaattaatttataaattaaaattttaaagatTCATGTCTCAGAACTTACATTTTATctccgccttttaaaacactaatTGCAAAATTATTAATTCTTATCCCTCCCattgaagagagaaaaaaaatgggtaaaagaaaaaagaaggtaTATGCGGACTATTGGTTGAAAGATATAGTTAAATCTTACATCTTTTCAATTTAGCcccaaacttcttttcataaagTGGAAAAAAGAAGTGCTGAGAGGAGAATTTGATGAACAAATTATATTAGGTAATGTGCTAAACAAAAACAATAGTGCACTACCAAAGTTCAACAAAATAAGTACTCTATCCATCTAAAAAAAATTATCCTGACTTagcataaaatttaagaaataaaggaaggcTTTTAAAATGTGTGATCCAAAATAAGCTTTAGAtatttatgtggctgtaaatcaaTTCATAAAGTTaaaatgtttctaaatatagaaagggataatctttttgagacggattaaaaagaaaaggaagataatttttttgggacagagggagtatcacAGTagtagagtccggaaccaaaatgcccctaaaaaaccactttgaaccaaaataccccaacaaaaaaaaaatgccaaagtacctttagcacagtattttactgcgctataacacttcacggagacggagccgttaagtgctatagcgcagtattttactgcgttataattttttttttttttggtacttctataacgcagtaaaatactgcgttatagaagtaccaaatttttttttttctataattggccaactttatttattgcaacacttagtgttatttttcatactttgaccaataattagtcgtgtgtcaagactccgaaacgtcaatattttatatagaacctgatatttctttctgcgtacaataatgtaggcccaatacatcaaggatacgtagacgttcgaatcgtcattttaggggttgaaaaggtacccgaagtaagttttgtttgataaaacttagtgtttgactgtaagatATTTTAGTTAACTtcatatgtcgagaaaattagtcagctttattttcaaaaattgaaactgtagaagtgaaattgacattcacagctacattaccccgggatttttacgttgaaatttattgcgtatcatcatcttataagtaaataaaactgaaaatttcacgtcaatttgggggaaaatcaaaattgaatgggataaaaggtgttttttttaaaatcggcttGGCCAAACCACCTTGCGGCCGTTTGTCcacatagatctcgaaaaaatacgcaagttaaaaaaaaaagcgtaaaacggacgtccgagcgcaaagttatgaccatctaaagtttgacgactttacaactagtttttgtccctatattttttagaattatattgatattcaaaataaagttatgtcttgattaaaaaataacacgcttaaatcaaaatcttaaaaaataaaacatcctaaagtttccaaacaaaacttacttcgggcaccttttcatcccctaaaatgacgatccgaacgtctacgtatgcttgatgtattgggcctacattattgtacgcaaaaaaaaaatcaggttcgatataaaatattgatgtttcgtcttgacacacgactaatcattggtcaaagtatggaaaaaacactaagttttttcaaacaaaacttacttcgggtaccttttcaacccctaaaatgacgatccgatcgtctacgtatccttgatgtattgggtctacattattgtacgcagaaaacaatatcaggttctatataaaacaTTGACGTTTCAGAgttttgacacacgactaattattggtcaaagtatggaaaataacactaagtgttgcaaaaaataaagctggccaatttttttttttttttgtataacgcagtaaaataatacgctaaaggtactttgataactttttttttgtcggggtattttggttcaaagtgatttttttgggacattttGTTCCGGACTCCACAGTAGTACAACTTTAGTGGCAACTTTCATGGTGGAACCCACATTGAATTTATCTCCACCGTCAGATCACTGACGTGGCGTTACATGgcacgtcaaaaaaaaaaaaaaaaagaagatgggCGCGAATAGTGAAGTGGCAGTTTCAGAAATCACGTGTGTCTGTACCCGAAAGTGCTCACCTTTTTTCGTCTCACCAAAAACCCTTATTCACTCCTTCCTCAAATCACTACATTTCTTCTGTATGAAGGTAAGATAATCTACTTAGAATATTCTCTCTTTTACGTCTATCATCCCTGTTTCCCTGATTTTTAGGCTATATGCCCTGTTAGTCGAACTATTTTTAGGGATTTAGGGTTTACTGTTGATATGTTTGTTTTTGCTTGTCAATTTAGATGCATGTGCATATATTTAAGACCTCATATTAAACTTTGGCCTTAGACTACTAATTTACTAATTTTATTGAGACGCCCTTGAACTTGTTGATGATAGAGGAGGCATAATAATAATAGCTGTTTGTATTTATGCTTGTTGGATAGCATAACTGGTGTTTAGTTTTTACCCTTTCAGATTGACTAACTACTGTGAAAGGAGGATAACTATGTCTTTTACATTGGAACTGTACGCTCAAATGGGTCGTAGGAAAAGGAGTAAGAGGCATTTCGCGTTAAGAGGTTCTTAGCCcttttcggtttttttttttttttttttttttttgtgatgatTTTTGTGGGTTTTGCTTAATACCCTTTTCCTGAAATTGCAGAATGTAACAAAAAGTTGGAACTTTTTATGCACCGGTTTTACTCATCATATGGACGTTAGATCTTGTATCTGGTTGGGCTGTTAGAACTAAAGTAGTGAATTTATAGTTTTGACAAGCTAGTGAATTTGACAATTTATGTGCCTTTTGGTTAGATATAGTTTGGAGTACCGCTTATGATTTATAGGAAGCTTAGTTACTTTAATCTTTGACATGGAGAACTTGGGTAAGAAGAGAAAAGGGGTAGATATTTCAGTGATTTGTCAAAAGGATGTGAGTCAATTGACAGTAGTCAGGTCACATTTATCGCTGGAGGATTATTCTCAAAGGAAAAAGAAATCTAGGGAAATTGTGGTTAAACATGCAAACTTTTGTAGGAAGAATGTTATCACTGGAGTAGCTACTGCCCCCCCTTGTGGGACTGCACGTTCGCGCTCACCTGGACGAGGTCTTAAAAGGAAAATAGGTTGTCTTGATTCAGCCACTCGATTGGGGCGGAAAAAGAAGATTGAGCAGGACTACGAGATGGGAGAAATTATTGGACGAGGGAAATTTGGGTCTGTATTATTATGTCGGAGAAAGTTGAGTGGCGAAAAACATGCTTGCAAGACTCTGCATAAGGGGGAAGAGATCATTCACCGTGAAGTGGAGATAATGCAGCATCTCTCTGGGCATCCAGGTGTTGTGACACTAAAAGCTGTGTATGAGGATGCTGAATCTTTTTATCTTGTTATGGAACTTTGCTCAGGAGGAAGGCTGCTTGACCAAATGGCTAGGGTCGGGCGATATCCTGAGCAACAAGCTGCTGATGTGATCAAAGATCTCATGCTGGTTATTAGATACTGCCATGAGATGGGTGTTGTGCACAGGGACATAAAGCCCGAAAATGTCCTCCTTACAACCTCCGGACAAGTTAAGGTTTCAGACTTTGGGCTAGCTGTGAGAATTTCAGATGGTAATTCAAGATGCCTCCTTTTTTTGAATTTGATTCACCGGAGTGGTACTGTTAATTTAATTCTGTTTAGTGTGCGTAAACCAGAGAACACGCCCTCCTttttatgtgtctacatatttacAAGTTGTTGTCTGACATGCTGATTGTAATATAAAGCTGAAATTTTTAAATTTGTCCTTCTCAACTGTGCTGCTTCTTAGTGATCTACATTACTCCTTGCGCCCAACAAAGATGACCCCTATGTGGATTCAGAAACATCTTTGTTTGACCGCCGCTATTTTCAATTATTTGCTTTTATTTTTCAATTCAAGTATGTTCTTATAGAAAATTGAAATCACTTTTTATTTTCCAAGTCGCTGAATCTTATTTGCAGAAATAGATTGAGCACTACCAAGTTGAGAATGAAAACTGATTTTTCTGATCTTTTGACTTTGAATTAGGTTCTTTTTGGGAGGAGGGAGAGTCTCATAGCCCTCAGTCTCTGATAATTCAGTTCAATGATTTCCTTCATATTCCCCTGGTTTACTAATGATCCTGATGTGTAGTTACTTTTGGTGCTATCATATGTAAAGTTGAGCTGACTGCATGTGGTGCAAAGCCAGTTTATAGTAACCACTGACATTAAGGTTGTCTGACAAGTCTGTTTAAAGTATTCTAACAGTAGATACCAAGATATTGTTACGCGACTGGTCAGTGTTGAGGCGCAGATGGGATCCATTTGGATGTCATCTGACTTATTTGTTGTGCAACGGGACGTATTAAACTGAGCTCTAACTTTCTCAAAGACAACCGTGCAAAGTTACTGCTGAAACCCCATAGGTAAGTCGTAAAAGTGCCAAAGTGGTACCCGAGGGCTTTCTCTGTACAGAATAAAGAAAATGGAAAAAAATAACGTAACACATGCGTTATGGTATTAGAGCTCAGACAATGACATATTTCATCCTTTCTATCCTTGCCAATTCATAAATGTATTTTTGCACCTATCATTATGTTATTTATCACTGCTTTGGcacatattatatttatgtgtAAGCAGTCAACAGGCAGACAATACCGCATATATCTGTATAAAGATTAATTCTGTTATACAATGACAATTGGTAGAAAATCAAGCACTAGAAAGAGACTGCATAAAAACCTGTGAGAAGTTAAAATTCTTAGTGGAATGATATGAATGTAAGATAGCATTAGTTTACTAATGAGTGGATGAATTTTTGGCtgaataatatatatgtatgtagagCTTTGTCTTTTCCAGTATACTCCTTGTATGCGAGGTTATCCCCTGTTTGCTAGAATTTAAACTTTACCTGTCACAAAAATGTTCTAATCCATGAAAAATTCATGTATATCTTCACGTTTTGCTCCGTGGCCAATCAGGTATATAATCAAACGACTTCTCAACTTCAGAAAAAGGATAGTTTCTTATCTTAAACCCTTGACTTTGACCTAATCCCTACCTTGCTTGGTTAACATATGAGTGTAATTTGGGTGGTTTTTACCCGAGTTTATGCACATGAATGGCTAGAATTGAACATCTTGAAATCTAAAGTCATGTTGAATGATGAGTTTCCATATGGAAGTCTCAACTCACATAGGATGTTAACTTTGTTCATGATGTCTCGTGTGAGCCCATCATTAGATATCTATTTCGAGTCATTTAGTTTTTCTTGGAGAACTCATTGCTCCAAACTGGGTGAAGCTGTTTGTGTGTGTGTTTCTTTTGTACATCAATGATGTATCTGAAATGCTTCATTCTTTATTATGCTCGTAGGTCAGAGCTTGACTGGTGTAGTTGGAAGTCCAGCTTATGTTGCTCCTGAGGTTCTGCTAGGTGATTACACGGAGAAAGTGGACATATGGAGTGTAGGTGTCCTCCTACATGCACTTTTGGTGGGCTTGCTCCCATTTCAAGGTGATTCTTTGGAATCTATATTCAGTTCGATTAAGGAGGAGAACCTTGATTTCAGTGGTGGAGCCTGGGAATCTGTATCACAACCAGCCCGTGATCTGCTTTCTTGTATGATGACAAGGGATGTTTCAGCAAGGTACAGTGCCGATGAAGTACTAAGTGAGTAGCCTTCAGATCTCTTCCCTTTCTCAGCTGTTGCTTTGATGACTGTTGACTTTAAGCTTATAATCTTctatcggtttttttttttttttttgaatgaaatGTAATCATCAGAGAAAACCAAGATTGAATGAAATAGTTTGGATCTACCTCTGGAGCATTATTTAGGCTATCTGTCTATTGCCTTTCAAGTAGAATATGAAAGATGACTGATTGATCGTCTACTCTGTTAAATGACGAAGCTGAATATTTTCTTTAGCAAGTCTATGCCTATGCCTCACCCCACCTTTGGGAGCGATTTGTGCTTAAGCGCCACAAACACTATAGAATCTATAAATATATGAATCTTCAGCTGAAGACAACTAGCCTCATCTCACGAATTGGAATAGGTCTATTAATTTTATCCCATGTGAACAAGCTATAAGCTATGGTGATGGAATTGCATGTCCAGAATGATTGCATTTCACTAATTACATCTTTGTGATGTCTGGCTTTTCTTACAGGGCATCCATGGATTTTATTTTACACAGAACCCACGTTGAAGAACTATGCAAGGCCAATTAAAAGCCAGCTGACTGCTACTACTAGGATAGAATGGGAGAGAAGAAACTTAACCTTTAGCTCTCTCAGTGATGACTTTGGTTCAACTTTAACATCTGGTAGTTCGTCTAAGATGCCTGAAGGTGATGACTCAGGTTTTATCGATACTCTCACAGTAGCCGTCTCCCACATGAATATATCGGAGCCAAAGAGAAGCAGAATATGCAGCCCAGCCAGAACAATCGACCAAGAATGTTCCTCTAATATACAAGCTAACCACCTCTGTACAGCATTCTGACGTGTATGACCTGCAGCACCATGTACTGTTCCCCTTGTAAAGGTGGTATCACTTTGAAGAAAAGGCGGAGCACAGCATGTTGCATCAACCATTGATTGACTTCTCAACTACATGCATGAAGTGGTAACTGGCAAAACCAATTTCATTTGACCTTTGGCTGTAGAATAAATCATTAATAAACAAGCCTGTCTGACAATACTGGACTAGTTTGGAGTTGCGTCTGTCATGTGAATTTACATATCTAACATGTAAGTTAGagggagtgtgtgtgtgtgtttttattATGTAAATAAGGTGTGTTTTATGACTGATTTCTATTAAGCCCGTTGTAAAAACCATCTTCGATGGTGATAAGAGATACATTTCGAATCAATCTTGTTTAACCTCATCAGAGGTTTAAGCTGTTACCTGAAATATTATTTCAGTATTTGAAATAAAGAACTTTGGTAGTACCAAATAGGCAAATACTGAGGTGATCAATATTCAAATGTGAATGAAacattttaaattctttttaAGTGAAATCTTGGTTGTCACTTAAAAATATTCAATTCTCACAAAGAAATAATTCCAGTTGAAGTTCATTATCAATtctctttttgttcttttttaaCTGCCGACTCAAATATTGCCTAACGTCTAATTGGTTTAGTTAGAACTTGATAGACCCTGTAATtgaaaagaagaagagcaaaaagCGATTTGTGTTAAATTTTACGTTGTCCGACTATGAAAGTTATTCAAGATCCACTACTACGTATATAGGAATATTAAATTTTACCCCGTATATGaataaaagtgaaaaataagtCAAATAAAATGGAAAATATGTAACGAAGTGGGGTATAGGCAATGAATATGTGTATTATCATGTTGGAAGGACCCATGGCATTCATGGTATTCTTTTGAAAGTTAGGTTTGAAAACTCCAAATATATTATAGTAGTCTTTTTTCCCCTTTTATTAGTAGACCTTTCGCAAGTGAAAAATTAATATTAGAATTCTGTCACTATCATCTTTAATTTATAGAAGAATTATTTGATGGCTGCTCACTTGGCGCAAGATATCTTGTCACACCAGTCTCCAGCAAattgtttgtatattttgcacaCTCAATAAGTTCATATATACTCTAGTTTAGCGTGGCACCACTCTCACCAGTCACCACAATTCATTCCCCCCATATCATTTTCTTTTTTGCCACACAGTACTAGACCAAAACAATGTGATGCAACTGGACATAAGTTTTATTGTTTGCTGATCGATCAATATCTTataaaagttggcgactttgtcATTGTTTGATCTTCTTTTAATTTATTGTTTAGCCATACTCAGAAATTTCATATATACTAAATTATTGTTACTTTGCAGGTAGCTTCGGATGTTTTCTAAGAGAAGAAATCACTGTTTTATAATTCACTTTGTGCGTTTTATTTTGTTCGATCATCTTTTCGATTGCTTTAATTTTGTAAAAGGGGAGTTAATGTTTCCTATCCAATATTCCAAGAGTTGTTCTATAAATCTCATTGAAATGTTAGGTATATACTTTTCCTTATAAATTTTCAAACTATAATTGTATTGAACGCTGAAAttttgatgatgagggatatatTGGTTTTGTCCAGCTATATGATAGTAGTTGTCTGTTTCTGGATACAACCATGATATGATAAATAACATACCACATGCTTGAGAATGGCTAGACTAGTTTATAGAATTTGTAcgcatttgtatgaatgataaTTCATGGGTTACCTATATTATATGAAATATTTGAATTATGAAAAATGTCTTCTTTTTCAGCTCCTTAAACAAATAAAGATAATTTTAGCTACTGGTTTGACCATCTTTCTTATCAATCTGACGATGAGGCTTTTGGCCTACTGTTAGAGGGGAAGACTATTAATTATTGGAGATTTAGTTCTTAATTAATGAACAATCTAATAGTTAAGATGTCATAATTCGAATGACAATGTCATGAGCGAATCTAAGTATCTCTTTAATCATTGTTATTTCAATTTGTATGTTTTGTCACCCTATTAAGGAAATAAGTAATACTGAAAATTCGCCACTTGTTTTTTTGTCCTAACAATTAAAAGAAGGATCTTTTTGAATAGGTATTGAGTTATCATTTATCATCCAAAAATCTTTTGGAATAGGTAATTACATCAAATAATATCTCAAATTACTATGATGAGTATACCTGGGAACAGCAAATATTTCAAAAAGTAAGCTTTAACAGACAATATGTatcatgtatatgtattaaaTTAAAAAGCTGCAGTAAATTAAAGAGACATGGGTGGTCATAAACCTGAGTGGCTGAAAATGGCCCCCTTAGCGAAATCTCACTGTGATATAATTATTCATGATTCCAAAATTCAATTTGGCTACTAGCTTCTACTGTTACAGTCATTACAAGAACAATTTATCAAACATTCAGGACCCATATCATTTGTTCTCACCATTCAATAAAGAGTGTACTACATGCTACATTTAGCACTAAGCTATCTTTTCAGCAAAAAGGCCTTGTCTCTCGGTCAAAATTTCTTAGATTTACTTTTACTAAAAGTATAAAAACATAAAGGAGATACCTTTCATAAATTATCTAATATAAACCTGTAAAAGAGATTAATTACaggctcgggggggggggggtgtttgaTATATTAGTGTCGACGTCAAAAAAAAATTTAGAGATGAATCCAAAATTTTAAATTAGTATGCAGAAGTATCACTATATAtctattatttttatgtataaatttTAAGTCGGTAATGGCAGGCATGGAGTGTTACTTTCACCACCTCACAGCCCTCACTAGAAGTTTCTATGCCTAGACCTAACTATCTTGATATATAAATGGCCATTCAAAAGAAGAGGACAAGAAATGAAAGGAAGAAATGAGACTTACCAGAAATACATTACCCTATATTATTTACACATGCACTGAAAGGAAAAAAGTGGTCCATATACTCCTTCATTAGAGAACAAATTTGATGTCTACATTTTGTAGAAATGCTACACCTActcaatatatattttttaaaagcttgattAGTCCTTCTCTCATGAGAAAGAATGTTTCCAACTAGTTAAAACAAACTAGAAAATTTAGAAGTGAGGAAGAGCTTAAAATACTTTTATCAAAAAAGGTTAATGAGAAAATGAAGATTAACCCCTTTTATTCCTCAAGACTCGCGCCTATTGAGAAATTTTAATATTTCAATGATTAGAAAAAAGAATTAGCAGTGAATTGTTTCACAAAACAACACACTAGTACTGTGCCCATTACTGAACAGCCTGTAGGAGGCCTTAAAAATTCTTGAGAAACCGACAAGTATATGATAATTCCATTTCCATGTGGGATATTTCCTCTTTTATTCACCACTCCAGCTTCTCTTCTTGTTCTGCTCTAATCTTGCTCTAGTTCTCTGCTTCCCCCTTCAACTTAGTATAACTTTCTTGAGAAAATTCTCTGCTGCTGAGTTTTTTCCCTTCTCTTTTTCAGACTTCAGGTTTCTGACCATGTGGGAATCAGAAACTGAGTCTTTTAGTGGAAGAGATAATGGCAATGGAGTTCAAAGTACCAGCAAGCATGGAGTCAAGACTGATAGTTTTGAGCAAAAAGGACAGTCTTGGTATGTACTTCCTAATTTTATTTCTTTAAAATGGTTCAATCATATGGTAATTTGTGCTTTTGTCAATACCATGATATTGGAATACCTGATTTTATTTCAAAAGTAAATGACTGAAATAGTCAACGGCTTATATGTTTCTTTGCATAGGTTTGTAGCAACTGATATCCCCAGTGACCTTTTAGTTCAAATTCAAGATGTAACTTTCCATTTACACAAGGTGATTCCTTGAGCTCAAAACAATTTAATTTCTTTCTCATATCTTAGTCTTGTGGAAAATAAGATGACTAACTAGTTCCTCTTTGTTTACATATCAAAAAAGTATCCTTTGCTATCTAGAAGTGGAAaaatgaacagaatcatataTGAATCAAGAGATGCAGAATTGAGCAGGATATGTTTAGATGAGTTACCAGGTGGACCTGAGGCATTTGAGCTAGCAGCAAAGTTCTGTTATGGTATTGCTATTGATCTGTCTGCAACCAATATTTCTGGCCTAAGATGTGCAGCAGAGTATCTTGAAATGACTGAGGATTTGGAAGAAGGCAACCTTATATTCAAGACTGAA
The sequence above is a segment of the Lycium barbarum isolate Lr01 chromosome 6, ASM1917538v2, whole genome shotgun sequence genome. Coding sequences within it:
- the LOC132598823 gene encoding serine/threonine-protein kinase PEPKR2-like produces the protein MENLGKKRKGVDISVICQKDVSQLTVVRSHLSLEDYSQRKKKSREIVVKHANFCRKNVITGVATAPPCGTARSRSPGRGLKRKIGCLDSATRLGRKKKIEQDYEMGEIIGRGKFGSVLLCRRKLSGEKHACKTLHKGEEIIHREVEIMQHLSGHPGVVTLKAVYEDAESFYLVMELCSGGRLLDQMARVGRYPEQQAADVIKDLMLVIRYCHEMGVVHRDIKPENVLLTTSGQVKVSDFGLAVRISDGQSLTGVVGSPAYVAPEVLLGDYTEKVDIWSVGVLLHALLVGLLPFQGDSLESIFSSIKEENLDFSGGAWESVSQPARDLLSCMMTRDVSARYSADEVLRHPWILFYTEPTLKNYARPIKSQLTATTRIEWERRNLTFSSLSDDFGSTLTSGSSSKMPEGDDSGFIDTLTVAVSHMNISEPKRSRICSPARTIDQECSSNIQANHLCTAF